Proteins co-encoded in one Prevotella sp. E13-27 genomic window:
- a CDS encoding helix-turn-helix transcriptional regulator, producing MDKKKLNRLKLVLVEKDKTGVWLAEQLGVTAVTVSKWCSNITQPTLPTLDRIAELLECELRDLIIE from the coding sequence ATGGATAAGAAGAAATTAAATCGCCTAAAACTAGTGTTAGTTGAGAAAGACAAGACTGGTGTTTGGCTTGCAGAACAGTTGGGCGTGACTGCTGTGACGGTATCTAAGTGGTGTAGCAATATCACTCAACCTACCCTGCCAACATTGGATAGGATTGCTGAACTGTTGGAGTGTGAATTAAGAGATTTAATAATTGAATAA